A region of Shewanella psychromarinicola DNA encodes the following proteins:
- a CDS encoding RipA family octameric membrane protein has translation MGVFNYIYSNKPSALSELSKEEYNSLLVDICPKKAERAFEKAWATRNFEIEMYWKRATYFWAFIASTFVGYFALISSDNYIKPDSFNHVEVYFLICIGFVLSLAWHLTNIGSKSWQRHWEVHVDLLEDAFTGPLYKTVYPQQTFSVSKINEIVSLVFVLIWFLIGLKYLIEQNLIRSFGESFTINWFVLASTTISLFVVIAMLFGHGRGRFGSRPITMYKREVSYSPSIKV, from the coding sequence TTGGGGGTTTTCAACTATATATATTCGAATAAACCATCAGCGCTTTCTGAGCTGTCTAAGGAGGAATACAATAGTTTATTAGTTGATATTTGTCCTAAGAAAGCAGAAAGAGCGTTTGAGAAAGCTTGGGCAACGAGAAATTTTGAGATTGAAATGTATTGGAAACGAGCCACTTATTTTTGGGCATTTATCGCCAGTACATTCGTAGGCTATTTTGCATTAATTTCATCTGATAACTATATAAAGCCAGATTCGTTCAACCATGTAGAAGTCTATTTCCTAATCTGTATTGGCTTCGTTCTGTCTTTAGCATGGCATCTTACCAATATTGGCAGCAAGTCTTGGCAACGGCATTGGGAGGTACATGTGGACCTTCTAGAAGATGCATTTACTGGCCCACTCTATAAGACGGTTTATCCTCAGCAAACTTTTTCAGTATCTAAAATTAACGAAATCGTAAGTCTGGTATTTGTATTGATTTGGTTTCTTATAGGGCTCAAATATTTAATTGAACAAAATTTAATACGGTCTTTTGGCGAAAGTTTTACTATAAATTGGTTTGTGCTAGCTAGCACGACAATATCTTTATTTGTTGTAATTGCGATGCTATTTGGTCATGGTCGCGGACGCTTTGGCTCTAGACCTATCACGATGTATAAGCGCGAAGTAAGCTATTCACCCTCAATAAAAGTCTAA
- a CDS encoding replication endonuclease translates to MSYCREKIIVKAMNGNDDILSPYLSRVDNADGRFITAKLSPFSKLIQSTILKEAFDKPSAYERNRHILDTSTMLYKLLPKKLTHMFFCFDDDINIKAKACADYCRRIAIDPKAIEFIRLHDNLPINGDVLISEGVPVNGNVPVNEFPTVDPEPNRTITETSSGSGLANPEFNRAITETSSGSDLANPEFDRVITETISGIDLANSEFDRVITEISSGIDLANSEFDRVTTETISGIDLANPEFNRAITEISSGSDLANPEFARVITEISSGIDLANSEFDRVTTETISVIGLANPEFNRVIPETSSGSDLANPALNLTIPETSPEINRVDSVRSIGEMPTDKQKVAYEYLSRYVATFNILPVKPSKTGKLSGCIKRYADNRWWLRKFRKLITQANEKAAIHLNFVNSKRQVYASNITTKNRIAQRLRNDELMSSSFIINELGQRYSLKDVSDLNVSNPKIRKDELICRARGFENLAKEEGHEALFITITCPSKYHRAFSKSGAPNPKWQGLMPDEANGYLNHQWQKTRAEFNRQNISPYGFRVVEPQHDGTPHWHMLFFIEGEKLEDMQSIIRQYALEVDGDEKGALDNRCDFKKIDPAKGSTTGYILKYIVKNIDGEGLGEDKFGNDSLLVAQRIDAWASCWCIRQFQQIGGASVSVWRELRRIRTKLFKTDKENQISVLEQARFAADNSDWQGYTTVMGGISTKLKDRPIKLHYELNIDEETGECYQSYYDGELISKVKGLWFAGKTIVTRLYQWRIEKA, encoded by the coding sequence TTGAGCTATTGTAGAGAAAAAATCATCGTAAAGGCGATGAATGGTAATGATGACATTCTATCGCCTTATCTCTCTCGCGTTGATAATGCTGATGGTCGGTTTATCACCGCAAAATTATCGCCATTTTCTAAATTGATTCAAAGTACGATTCTTAAAGAGGCTTTTGATAAGCCTAGTGCCTACGAACGTAACAGGCATATTTTAGATACCAGTACCATGCTCTATAAATTACTGCCCAAAAAATTAACTCACATGTTTTTCTGTTTCGATGATGACATTAATATCAAAGCAAAAGCATGTGCTGACTATTGCAGAAGAATTGCTATCGACCCCAAAGCAATTGAATTTATCCGCCTTCATGATAATTTACCCATTAACGGGGATGTACTCATTAGCGAAGGTGTACCCGTTAATGGGAATGTACCCGTTAACGAATTTCCTACCGTAGATCCCGAACCAAACCGAACTATTACCGAAACCAGTTCGGGAAGTGGCCTAGCTAATCCCGAATTTAACCGAGCTATTACCGAAACCAGTTCGGGAAGTGACCTAGCTAATCCCGAATTTGACCGAGTTATTACCGAAACCATTTCGGGAATTGACCTAGCTAATTCCGAATTTGACCGAGTGATTACCGAAATCAGTTCGGGAATTGACCTAGCTAATTCCGAATTTGACCGAGTGACTACCGAAACTATTTCGGGAATTGACCTAGCTAATCCCGAATTTAACCGAGCTATTACCGAAATCAGTTCGGGAAGTGACCTAGCTAATCCCGAATTTGCCCGAGTTATTACCGAAATCAGTTCGGGAATTGACCTAGCTAATTCCGAATTTGACCGAGTGACTACCGAAACTATTTCGGTAATTGGCCTAGCTAATCCCGAATTTAACCGAGTTATTCCCGAAACCAGTTCGGGAAGTGATCTCGCTAATCCCGCATTAAACCTAACTATTCCCGAAACTAGCCCCGAAATTAACCGAGTCGATTCGGTTCGTTCAATTGGCGAGATGCCTACAGATAAGCAAAAAGTAGCGTATGAGTATTTATCTCGCTATGTAGCAACGTTTAATATTTTGCCTGTTAAGCCAAGCAAAACAGGTAAGCTTTCAGGTTGCATTAAACGCTATGCCGATAATCGCTGGTGGTTACGCAAGTTTCGCAAGCTGATAACTCAGGCAAATGAAAAAGCGGCAATACACCTAAACTTTGTTAATAGCAAAAGGCAGGTTTATGCCAGTAACATAACGACTAAAAACCGCATTGCTCAACGGTTGAGAAATGATGAGTTAATGAGTTCTAGCTTTATCATTAACGAGCTTGGTCAACGCTACTCTTTAAAGGACGTTTCAGACTTAAATGTCTCTAATCCAAAAATCAGAAAAGATGAACTGATTTGTCGTGCTAGAGGTTTTGAAAACCTTGCAAAAGAGGAGGGGCATGAGGCGTTGTTCATTACGATCACTTGCCCGTCTAAATATCATCGAGCCTTTTCTAAATCTGGCGCGCCTAATCCGAAATGGCAAGGGTTAATGCCTGATGAAGCTAACGGGTACTTAAACCACCAGTGGCAAAAAACACGGGCAGAATTTAATCGACAAAACATCAGTCCTTATGGATTTCGTGTGGTTGAACCGCAACATGACGGCACACCTCATTGGCACATGTTGTTTTTTATTGAAGGTGAAAAACTCGAAGATATGCAGAGTATCATTCGTCAGTATGCTTTAGAGGTTGATGGTGACGAAAAGGGCGCTTTAGATAACCGTTGTGACTTTAAGAAAATCGACCCCGCTAAAGGCTCTACTACAGGCTATATCCTGAAGTACATAGTTAAAAATATTGATGGTGAAGGCTTAGGAGAAGATAAATTCGGCAATGACTCACTGCTTGTTGCTCAACGTATTGATGCTTGGGCTTCTTGTTGGTGTATTCGCCAGTTCCAGCAAATAGGCGGTGCTAGTGTCTCTGTGTGGCGTGAGCTTAGAAGAATCCGTACAAAGCTATTTAAGACAGATAAGGAAAACCAAATCTCTGTGCTAGAACAAGCACGTTTTGCCGCAGATAACAGCGATTGGCAAGGCTACACAACGGTTATGGGAGGGATCTCGACCAAACTTAAGGATAGGCCGATTAAATTGCATTACGAACTGAATATTGATGAGGAAACGGGTGAGTGTTACCAGAGTTATTATGACGGTGAGCTTATTAGTAAAGTGAAAGGTTTATGGTTTGCAGGAAAAACCATTGTCACCAGGCTCTACCAATGGAGGATAGAGAAGGCTTAA
- a CDS encoding RluA family pseudouridine synthase, translated as MAEFIAPPCDGIIEVLYQDEHLLLINKPTGLLSLSGKNPLNKDSVHYRLVQDHPSATLVHRLDFGTSGIMLVALNKVVNGLLTKQFQQRTITKSYTAVLYGDLLNDCGDIELPIAKDSDHFPLMKICHDSGKPAHSQYQVIERHQQGLSTRVTFTPITGRTHQLRLHSQQIGHPILGCDLYHNEHSQQMSSRLMLHANELSFTHPMTEQRINAVCPSPF; from the coding sequence ATGGCCGAATTTATTGCTCCTCCCTGCGATGGGATCATTGAAGTATTATACCAAGATGAACATCTACTGCTGATCAATAAGCCGACAGGATTATTGAGTCTCTCAGGTAAAAATCCATTAAACAAGGATTCTGTACACTACCGTTTAGTGCAAGATCACCCCTCGGCAACGTTAGTGCACCGACTCGACTTCGGCACCTCTGGCATCATGCTGGTGGCACTCAATAAAGTGGTCAATGGATTATTAACTAAGCAGTTTCAGCAGCGCACTATTACCAAAAGCTATACCGCAGTGTTATATGGTGACTTGCTTAATGATTGCGGTGATATTGAATTACCAATAGCCAAAGACAGTGATCATTTCCCGTTAATGAAAATTTGCCACGACAGCGGCAAACCGGCTCACAGTCAATACCAGGTTATTGAGCGACATCAACAAGGATTATCGACGCGGGTGACATTTACCCCAATCACAGGGCGAACCCATCAATTACGTTTACACAGTCAGCAAATTGGTCATCCTATTTTAGGTTGTGATTTGTACCATAATGAACATTCGCAGCAGATGTCGAGCAGATTGATGTTACATGCCAATGAATTATCGTTTACCCATCCTATGACGGAACAAAGGATTAATGCTGTTTGTCCAAGTCCATTTTAA
- a CDS encoding DUF599 domain-containing protein, with product MVISWLDALALTVFLVSWLGYTSFARRKAKTTNCIARVMHQQRIHWMSQVIAKEIRVAEAALLANLERNIAFFASTTLLILAGVLTLFSQVEKLEIVIGSIPFTASPNHALVQVKLALLAGIFVLAFFQFTWSMRQYGFVNIMIGAAPLDKTGTDKNMLGYARQMAVVQDQAAHSYNYGLRSYYYSMAALCWFMHPGMLIFASLFVVYTLYQREFNSRAVQAITLAQAHLEQDPAYRLNE from the coding sequence ATGGTGATTTCATGGTTAGATGCGCTGGCTTTAACGGTATTTTTAGTCAGTTGGTTAGGCTATACCAGTTTTGCTCGTCGTAAAGCAAAAACCACCAATTGCATAGCGCGAGTGATGCATCAACAACGTATTCATTGGATGTCACAGGTGATTGCCAAAGAAATACGCGTGGCTGAAGCGGCGTTATTAGCTAATTTAGAACGCAACATTGCCTTTTTTGCTTCTACAACCTTACTGATACTTGCCGGGGTATTAACGCTTTTTTCTCAAGTTGAAAAGCTTGAAATTGTTATTGGTTCTATTCCCTTTACTGCATCACCTAACCATGCTCTGGTACAAGTCAAACTGGCTCTTTTAGCTGGGATTTTTGTGTTGGCTTTTTTCCAATTTACTTGGTCCATGCGTCAATATGGTTTTGTTAATATTATGATTGGTGCTGCGCCACTGGATAAAACCGGTACCGATAAAAATATGCTCGGCTATGCAAGGCAAATGGCGGTCGTACAAGATCAAGCTGCTCACTCATATAACTATGGCTTACGTTCTTATTATTATTCTATGGCAGCATTGTGTTGGTTTATGCATCCCGGGATGTTGATTTTTGCCAGTTTATTCGTGGTATATACCTTATATCAACGGGAATTTAATTCCCGCGCGGTGCAAGCTATTACTCTTGCACAAGCACATTTAGAGCAAGACCCTGCGTATAGGCTGAATGAATAA
- a CDS encoding site-specific integrase gives MAISSKINVTSVKSLTVDDKRLNDTEIKGFHARISAKGGISYYLFYRHNGKQVNYLLGKGSSITPTQARDMAKSQAGKVASGINVQSDKKVAKAKELAKKFNKFSTYVEDKYHPWLIANSTRTADQIKSVLLNNFKELADMQLSEISAWHIEQWRSKAKKLKKAEATINYNVNTLKGALSRAVEWGVIDSHELGKVKAYKLDNNRTRYLTPLEEQALLSTLTERDKLIKSKRLSANEHRLKRGYPQQPSLSHHTYADHIEPIVILAMNTGMRRGEILSLKWSNIDFPVKVLTIKGESAKSGKTRHIPLNKAAFNVLTKWREQNPFTAFVFEGSEGKALTDFKKGFSKVVADAELQDFHFHDLRHHFASQLVMKSVDLNTVRELLGHADMTMTLRYAHLAPEHKAAAVNLIG, from the coding sequence ATGGCTATCTCATCAAAGATTAATGTGACATCGGTAAAGAGTTTAACTGTTGACGATAAACGGTTGAACGATACTGAGATAAAGGGCTTCCATGCTCGAATTTCAGCAAAGGGGGGGATTTCGTATTACCTCTTCTACCGTCACAATGGAAAGCAAGTAAATTACCTTTTGGGTAAGGGGAGTTCAATCACCCCAACTCAGGCTCGTGATATGGCAAAATCACAAGCTGGTAAAGTCGCATCGGGTATTAATGTTCAGTCAGACAAAAAAGTCGCCAAAGCAAAAGAGCTAGCCAAGAAGTTTAACAAGTTTTCAACCTATGTCGAAGATAAATATCACCCTTGGCTCATCGCCAACAGCACTCGAACAGCAGACCAAATTAAAAGTGTTTTACTCAACAATTTTAAAGAACTCGCTGATATGCAGTTATCAGAGATTTCGGCTTGGCACATTGAGCAATGGCGCTCTAAAGCCAAAAAGCTAAAAAAAGCTGAAGCAACGATTAACTATAATGTGAACACATTAAAAGGGGCTTTGAGTCGAGCTGTTGAGTGGGGAGTCATAGACTCTCATGAATTAGGCAAAGTGAAGGCTTATAAGCTCGATAACAACAGAACTCGATATTTAACGCCATTAGAAGAGCAAGCCCTGTTAAGCACCCTGACCGAACGTGACAAGCTAATAAAGTCAAAGCGTTTGAGTGCTAATGAACACAGGTTAAAGCGCGGCTATCCTCAGCAACCATCTCTTAGTCACCATACTTATGCAGATCACATCGAGCCAATAGTAATCCTTGCGATGAATACAGGTATGCGAAGAGGGGAGATCTTATCGCTCAAGTGGTCGAACATAGATTTTCCAGTAAAAGTGTTAACGATTAAGGGGGAATCGGCAAAGTCTGGTAAAACTAGACATATCCCTCTAAACAAAGCCGCTTTCAATGTGCTTACCAAGTGGCGTGAGCAAAACCCGTTTACAGCTTTTGTATTTGAAGGCAGTGAAGGGAAGGCGCTAACCGATTTTAAAAAAGGTTTTTCTAAGGTAGTTGCTGATGCAGAGTTACAGGACTTTCATTTTCATGATTTAAGGCATCACTTTGCAAGTCAATTAGTGATGAAGAGTGTTGATCTAAACACGGTGAGAGAGTTACTTGGCCATGCTGATATGACAATGACTTTAAGGTATGCTCATTTAGCACCAGAACATAAAGCGGCAGCGGTAAACTTGATTGGTTAA
- a CDS encoding ATP-binding protein, whose protein sequence is MRIGTITSVNFNQFKVRVSTEVRGNSVNLAGVIYYFGNIGSYLKTTNSIGEQLICEVVSIFDTDMQVNSAAYDVDSTREVLLKPIGTISRKGLFNLGVGIFPAIYSEVNIVTFEDMELILQTSRNNELCDKIHQSFYLGESKNLINYPIDISINSFFNIHSAVLGNSGSGKSNTIAHIIQEIHKKKDNSAIGSRILIFDVNGEYRNAFEHHDKCPNLSVRFLKPNIETVEDGYEPFFLPHFLMNIDEWSAFLMATDATQRPFWDRVLQESYKFYMISTRAGDERQKLINYLRFKICNLLQTLHSQGDSETAIITAAKSIIYGISELIKLDEALEAACREEGIFEDLRELFTSCTISFGENKDKLRKALQTVRTKVNDDDVREVMDYRATTEEFFDYRFLKQAANMALLEEDAKGNGRIREYTSTMMTRLDFFLDNDNCLFMRKNPPNVRKIEDYLDWLWQSKCAVPSQTNMVIIDTSELSRDALETLTSVTSRLHFSYRKKLKGSERREKPIHLVLDEAHRYIKKDSKYLLRENIFEQIAREGRKYALYLLISSQRPSELSGTVLSQCSNFIVHRIQNEVDMNYVYSILPYFSDDFANKIKQSVPGEALVFGNCVAMPLHVRIKQASPEPNSENCKVHEEWFKTFPPLPPPLPQF, encoded by the coding sequence ATGAGAATTGGAACAATCACCTCAGTTAACTTTAACCAATTTAAAGTTAGGGTCTCAACTGAAGTTCGGGGCAACTCAGTTAACCTTGCTGGTGTTATCTACTATTTCGGTAACATTGGTAGTTATCTAAAAACTACCAACTCGATTGGTGAACAGCTTATCTGTGAAGTAGTTTCTATTTTTGATACTGACATGCAAGTTAATAGCGCTGCTTATGACGTTGACAGCACTAGAGAGGTACTCCTGAAGCCTATCGGCACTATTTCGAGGAAAGGCCTGTTTAATCTTGGGGTCGGAATATTTCCCGCTATATACAGTGAAGTAAATATAGTAACGTTTGAAGATATGGAGTTGATACTTCAAACCAGTAGAAACAATGAACTGTGTGATAAAATTCACCAAAGCTTTTATTTGGGGGAGAGCAAGAACTTAATTAATTACCCAATCGATATATCTATCAATTCGTTTTTCAATATCCATTCAGCTGTACTAGGCAACTCAGGCAGCGGCAAGTCGAATACTATTGCTCATATCATTCAGGAAATCCATAAGAAAAAAGACAACTCAGCAATCGGATCTAGGATTTTGATTTTTGATGTGAATGGCGAGTATCGAAATGCGTTTGAACATCATGACAAATGCCCAAATTTAAGTGTACGATTTCTTAAGCCAAATATTGAAACTGTCGAAGATGGTTATGAACCTTTTTTTCTTCCTCACTTCCTGATGAATATTGACGAATGGAGTGCCTTCTTGATGGCAACGGATGCCACTCAGCGTCCTTTCTGGGATAGGGTGCTACAAGAAAGCTATAAATTCTACATGATCTCAACGCGAGCAGGGGATGAGCGTCAAAAGTTAATCAACTACCTGAGATTTAAAATTTGCAATTTACTCCAAACCCTTCACTCACAAGGTGATAGCGAAACAGCGATCATTACTGCAGCAAAGAGTATAATCTACGGAATTTCGGAGCTAATTAAACTTGATGAGGCTTTAGAGGCTGCTTGCCGAGAAGAAGGTATTTTTGAAGACCTTCGAGAATTATTTACGAGTTGCACTATTTCATTTGGTGAAAATAAGGACAAGCTTAGGAAGGCTCTCCAAACAGTTCGAACAAAAGTTAACGATGATGATGTACGTGAGGTTATGGATTATAGAGCTACTACTGAGGAGTTCTTCGACTACCGTTTCCTAAAGCAAGCGGCAAATATGGCTCTACTTGAGGAGGATGCTAAAGGTAACGGTCGAATCAGAGAATACACATCCACAATGATGACTCGACTGGATTTTTTCCTTGATAACGATAATTGCTTATTCATGAGAAAAAACCCTCCAAATGTTAGGAAGATAGAGGATTACCTTGATTGGCTTTGGCAGTCAAAATGTGCCGTCCCTTCACAGACGAACATGGTTATTATTGATACGAGTGAACTTTCCAGAGATGCACTTGAAACGTTAACTTCTGTGACATCTAGACTGCATTTTTCTTACCGGAAAAAGCTTAAAGGTTCAGAAAGGCGTGAGAAACCAATCCATCTGGTCTTGGATGAAGCCCATCGCTATATTAAAAAAGATTCAAAGTATCTTCTGAGAGAGAACATTTTTGAACAGATAGCTCGAGAAGGTCGTAAGTACGCACTGTATTTATTGATATCTTCACAGCGCCCATCTGAACTATCTGGAACCGTATTATCACAGTGCTCTAACTTCATTGTTCACCGCATTCAGAACGAAGTGGATATGAACTATGTTTATTCGATACTACCTTATTTCTCAGATGATTTTGCTAACAAAATTAAACAGTCAGTACCTGGTGAGGCACTAGTCTTTGGTAACTGTGTAGCCATGCCTTTACACGTCCGTATTAAACAAGCATCACCTGAACCAAATAGTGAAAACTGTAAAGTGCATGAGGAATGGTTTAAAACCTTTCCGCCACTTCCCCCACCTCTTCCACAGTTTTAA
- a CDS encoding helix-turn-helix transcriptional regulator: protein MPTAIPTAIPTAETKRALSEIETAEYIGMSRSFLRQSRMEGNRENRTPAPPFIKIGRAVRYLKEDLDQWLDGFYRMEHLGQQCAVGGKHA from the coding sequence ATGCCAACAGCAATACCAACAGCAATACCAACAGCAGAAACCAAACGCGCACTATCAGAAATAGAAACAGCTGAATATATCGGTATGAGTCGCTCTTTCCTTCGTCAATCACGTATGGAAGGAAATCGCGAGAACAGAACCCCAGCTCCACCATTTATTAAAATCGGTCGTGCGGTTCGTTACCTAAAGGAAGATTTAGACCAATGGCTTGATGGCTTCTACCGTATGGAACACTTAGGGCAGCAGTGTGCCGTAGGTGGTAAACATGCCTAA
- a CDS encoding SIR2 family protein has protein sequence MSENMAQKQVVNDLITFKQGQDSLFSESDVLEDRLEKIRSKMSDLTNIKNLHFLLGAGASADAIPAMEPLIKEVEGRVNSLDTEASIAADECSFSHQSLKDGFQNIKRHSPKNLENILGTLYSKRSYLKGVGENDDINDYLINLIESQIYISINIDCNASGADKSFSLYKKLYQKLSLRNKDLARVNVFTTNNDLLSETALGFLNINYNNGFSSGLSRSFNPARFSYTFSRKIDSGMEKYEPLENMVYLYKLHGSISWVESDDNSFFNIKEIDVAPCQTPPKNNVLIYPTPLKQNKSLGSPYADLIREFQTKLLLQHGVLIVIGYSFSDEHINNAIYAALASNPSLSVVIFGNYSPSENLTKLTDRRIYQIYGEFEPTIKEEAKAIKIHYFDYIVNKLIPDLDKGRDSDLLEDFIRSLKLARGDK, from the coding sequence ATGTCTGAAAATATGGCTCAAAAGCAAGTCGTAAATGACCTTATAACTTTCAAACAAGGTCAAGATTCGCTGTTCAGTGAATCTGATGTGCTTGAGGATAGACTTGAGAAAATCAGAAGTAAGATGTCTGATCTTACTAACATTAAAAATCTTCATTTTCTCTTAGGGGCTGGCGCGAGTGCAGATGCCATACCAGCAATGGAGCCGCTGATAAAAGAAGTTGAGGGAAGGGTAAATAGTCTTGATACGGAAGCTAGTATAGCGGCAGATGAATGTAGTTTTAGTCATCAATCACTAAAAGATGGATTTCAGAATATTAAGAGGCACTCACCTAAAAATCTTGAGAACATATTGGGAACGCTGTACTCAAAGCGCTCCTATTTAAAAGGGGTTGGGGAAAATGATGACATTAATGATTACTTAATCAATCTAATCGAGTCCCAGATATATATATCCATTAACATTGACTGTAATGCAAGTGGCGCTGATAAATCATTCAGTTTATATAAAAAACTCTATCAAAAGCTCTCGTTGAGAAACAAGGACCTTGCTAGAGTGAATGTATTTACCACTAATAATGATCTATTAAGCGAAACAGCCCTTGGCTTTCTGAACATAAACTACAACAATGGTTTTAGTAGTGGGCTATCTCGTTCCTTTAATCCCGCTCGTTTTTCTTACACATTTTCCCGTAAGATTGACTCTGGTATGGAGAAGTATGAACCACTAGAGAATATGGTTTATCTCTACAAACTACATGGTTCGATTAGTTGGGTTGAGTCTGATGATAACTCCTTTTTCAATATCAAGGAGATCGATGTTGCCCCATGTCAGACACCTCCTAAAAATAACGTCCTTATCTACCCTACCCCCTTAAAACAAAACAAAAGTTTAGGTTCACCTTATGCTGATTTGATTCGGGAGTTTCAAACCAAGTTATTACTCCAACATGGGGTCTTAATTGTAATTGGCTATAGCTTTAGCGATGAGCACATTAACAATGCTATTTATGCAGCACTCGCATCGAATCCAAGTTTAAGCGTAGTTATTTTTGGAAATTATTCCCCTTCAGAAAACCTCACAAAACTAACTGATAGGCGTATCTACCAAATCTATGGAGAGTTTGAACCAACGATTAAAGAAGAAGCAAAAGCCATAAAGATCCATTACTTTGACTACATCGTTAACAAGCTGATACCTGATCTAGATAAGGGCCGGGACAGCGACTTGCTTGAGGACTTTATTCGGTCACTTAAGCTAGCAAGAGGTGATAAATGA